GGTTCTAAAAAGTTGAAATGGGTGGTGGAGGGGAAATGTACGAGAAAATGTGGACTGTGTAAATTAGTTAGCGGCGTACAGTGCAAGTTCAGAAGACATCTGCGGTGCTGCGATATTcctcatgattataatattatataggtacctacgacaaTGGCCGCTAGGGACCACGATGAAGAACGGTCAATCCCACCCTCGAGTTGCAACAGCGAAACCTCGGAGATGTCACCGACCACCACGTTCTTCATCATCACCACCGATGACACCATGGGAGGGCGACGATCACTGCAGTGGTTTCACGAATGATAATACGTACTCCGGACGGACGGACAATTTGTGGCGAAGCcggcatgtataatattaaacttgaagtctaataaacgatggcggcgCCGCGGCAGTAATGCTAAAGCAATTCCCGCGGCGTCGTCGGTTAAAacctgagaaaaaaaaaaaggtacctaccacaatatattatgagaaaAGGACCTACGTTGTAACTTTTAGAAAAAAGTGTTCTTGTAGTGTTTGCTGGaacaatatactttttttgttgGCAAAATACAATTGTGGCAAACAGACCATCTACTGCTATGCACGCCGTCTACCATGGAGGGTAGGCAACCTAATGCGCAAGAAGACAACTGTGACGAGAACGGGAGGTGACACAtgggattaaaatataaaatgcaagtTAATCATGAAGGAGGGGATCTCTGTAGTCAAATCGGTATGGTGCAATGACCACGGAGCTCCCATGTATTAATAGATCAAAACACTTAAACTCAACTAAAAATAAAGGAAGTCTTTAGTCTGATGTTGGTGGCCTCTCACACACTCAACGTGCTGGTGGAATTGTGCAGTGAACGTGCAGAACCCGGGCCGATTTACCAATTTATGGGCCcagaacaattttcaattttgggcCCCAAAACTGTCCTCCTATACTTTcttcaatgttaaaataaaatgtacctatgcatattgtattttttaattagttgcaTATACATGAGTAGTTAGATcatagaataaaattgtattatttaataaacaagaaTACACTTTACACTTTCAATGCatctataattaatgtttttaatgttgttaTTCAAGTAAGTCTTCGTTGAAGAACACGTCGGCGAGACCTTGGACCAATTGGCAAGCGTATTCGGTCGCCTTTGCTGCAGTGCATAGTGCGCCAGCGGTGTCTGTGGTGGTTGGCACTTTTGGCACTCTTTGCACTTTTGTCTTTTTAAGGATTTTCGTCTTCTCAGTGTTAAATTTTGTTCAGTGATACTTCAAATCGAAGCGaccattatattttttcctGTAGCATCTTGGTGTTTAATGTGGGACCGAATCACCCgccgtttttttaaattgtctacaAATTGTTTCGtcaaaaactaaataacaacaaatttacaattacgattgaaataattatgtCATATGAACTTATTGATAGTGAAAAACTTCAATGAAGGTTTTTTACTTTTGagatattaatgattttttaaatacttgccaatacaaacaaaaaatgaagTTTTGGTTACAATATATCATGTACGCATTATTGTCATGGCTGCGATCTTCTTTTTCTTCGGTGTTCCGGCGGCTTTGACTTTATTGACGATCGATTTTTTCTTTTTCGCCACAACGGCCTTTTTCGGCTTGACATCGGAGACGGGCAATTTGAAGTGTCCCGAAGCGCCGGTTCCCTTGGTCTGAACGACGGTACCGTTGGCGACGGCGGCTTTCAGGAACTTCCTGATGAATAGGGCCAACTTGGCAGGGTCGACTTTGTAGTTAGCAGCCAGATATTTTTTGATGGCCGGCAACGACGAACCCTTCTTCTCCTTGAGCTCTTTGATAGCCGAGGTGACCATCACGGCGGTGGTCGGATGCAACGCGCCCGGCTTCTTTACTTTGGAGGCATTCAACTTCTTTTTGGCCGGAGATTTTTTCGCAGCTGGCGACGCTGCGACTGGAGCCGGAGTTGTAGC
This is a stretch of genomic DNA from Acyrthosiphon pisum isolate AL4f chromosome A3, pea_aphid_22Mar2018_4r6ur, whole genome shotgun sequence. It encodes these proteins:
- the LOC100162471 gene encoding histone H1B-like, with amino-acid sequence MTDTVATTPAPVAASPAAKKSPAKKKLNASKVKKPGALHPTTAVMVTSAIKELKEKKGSSLPAIKKYLAANYKVDPAKLALFIRKFLKAAVANGTVVQTKGTGASGHFKLPVSDVKPKKAVVAKKKKSIVNKVKAAGTPKKKKIAAMTIMRT